TGGGAAAAAGACCATATGTGCTCAATGCTAAGATTTCACAAAACAGTCTGATCTATGCGATTCCTGTCCAGGTTTTCGAAGAAATATTACAAAGCAATACACGAGTTGCGCTATATTTTGCAGCAGGGTTTGCATCGGGACAGGTAGTGGTAAGGCAGGATTTGTCCCAAGGACAAAAAGCCCGCGGCATATTGAAAAGCAAATCCCGGGATAACTCCTTGCTTATTTTTTCTGATCAGTCGGAAATCAGATATTCGGAAAAGGTACTCACCTGCAATGAATCAAAAACAGTCCAAGAAGCCGCTCAACTCATGGTAGATGCAGATGTGAGTAGTATAATCATAGTGGACCAAGCCTACAAACCTAAAGGAATCATCACAGACAAGGACCTACGTACCAAAGTGATCGCATGTGCATTGCCCGGAAATACACCAGTGGCCAAAGTGATGACTTCTCCCGTAATCACTAGCAAAAAGGATAGTGGTTTCTCAGACCTTTATCTCACCATGATCAAAAACCGACTTCATCACTTAGTGCTTACTGAGGATGGATCAGACCAATCTGCGATTTGTGGGATCATTTCAGATCACGATGTACTGCTGTCTATGGGAAATAGTCCGGCAGTTTTGATTCATGGACTGCTCAATACCCTGGATGTAAAGGAAATGCGATCCATTCGTGACCGCGCCGGTCAGATGCTGGCTTACTACTTGGAGAATGAAGTATCCATGGATTTTGTGGCATCGGTCATGACCGAGATTAATGACCTGATCATCCAACAAGCCCTAAAAATCGCTGAAAATACCTGGGCAGCGCATTACCCTGAAGTGTCTAGCGTTAGGTATTGTTTTTTGGCGTTGGGGAGTGAAGGCCGAGAGGAACAATTACTGCGGACAGATCAGGACAATGCGCTGGTATATGAGGATGTGGACGAAAGTCTAAAACCAGTAGCTGCAGAATACTTCCTCAAACTAGGCACCTCAGTGGTAGAAACCCTGCTCGCCTGTGGGTTTGAATCTTGCCCTGGAGAAATCATGGCAAGCAATCCCAAATGGGTCCAGCCGGTTTCCAACTGGGAAAATTACTTTTCCAATTGGATTTTGACTCCTACCCAAAACGCACTGCTTTCTGCCTCCATTTTTTTTGATTTCCGGCACATCGGCGGCAGCAGCGGACTGGCAGAAGAACTGAGTCTGTTTATTTATGAGTCGGTTAAGAAAAAACCAATTTTCCTGAATTTCTTGGCGCAAAACACCTTGGCGACCCCTCCCCCTTTGGGCTTTTTCAAGAATTTTGTGGTGGAAAAATCCGGAGAGCACAGAGATCAATTTGACATCAAAGCGCGTGCAATCCGCCCTTTGGTGGATTTGGGTCGATTGCTCACCTTAAGCCACGGAGTGATAGGTGTCAATAATACATTCAAGAGATTTGAGCGGCTGGCAGAGCTGGAGCCCAGCTACAAAGAGCTTTTTGGACAGGCAGCGAAGGCATTTGAAATTCTGATCCGTATGCGGGCAATCGAAGGCATGAAAAATGGAAATGACGGGAGGTTTATCCACCCGGAAAGCCTAGGCAAACTTCAGCGCCAGCTTCTAAAAAACACCTTTGTGCCGATCGCTGAACTCCAAGACATCGTGAAAGTACGTTTTCAGCTAGACCACTTTGGGAAATGACTTGGTGGCCATTTTCAAAACCCAAACCCGATCCTCAGGATTTTGTCAAAAAATACCTAGAGCGAAATAAGGCTCAAATACCGGGTATTCGGACCTTAGATCAGCTAAGCTTTATCGTTTTAGATACTGAAACTACGGGACTGGACACCAAAAAAGACTCCGTGCTTTCCTTTGGGGCAGTGAAAATTGCACAGAAGCGCATCCTGATTAATTCGGCCGTAGAATGGTATCCGGAAATGTTTCAGGCACTAAATCAATCTCCCTTGATCCACGGAATGGTGGAGCGTAGTAATCAGATCTCCACGTCCACATTTGTCAAAAGGCTACTCGAATACTTCTCCGGCGACATTCTGGTGGGACATCATCTTGGTTTTGATCTGGCTATGCTACAAAAGCTCAGCGCACCGTTTGGGCTGGATCAATTCAAAAACCCCACGCTCGACACCATGAGTCTTGCGGTGAGGCTGGACCATGGCCCCACAGTAAATCTCAATCATGTACAGGTCAAAAATTACAGTTTAGACGCCCTGTGTGAACGTCACCAAATCCCCTTGGATGATCGGCATACTGCTGCGGGAGATGCTCACCTTACCGCCTTATTACTATTAAAATTACTGAAAATAGCAGCAGCCAAAGGCATTGTGTCCTACGCTCAACTCCTCCGCTAGTATTTCTTGCAAGACTAGGTTTCTGATTTAGTATTTTGCGCCAATTATTCCTGATATAAAAACTTATTTACCAGCCACTTAACATTACCTTTAAGCATTGCTTTGATCTCCATTCAGACTTTTTATTAATGGTTTCTACACATTTTTTCATGTGAGCATAGCTAGCTGAATGAGCGGTCTGATGCATCAAGCTAAACCAGCAAAGAGAAAGGTCATCGCAGAGATGGCCTTTCTTATTTCCAATCCACATTTATTCTGCCTTCAGCTTTCATCTGGATCACCAATTCTTTATGCATAGGATAAAATCCGGCTGGCTCCACATGCAGCTCCTGAATCTTCAAATCGGTAATCGGAGTGCTCAATTGCAATCGTTCGCTGATATTGGACAAACTTTCTTCTAACAAGCTTCCTATCGGAAAAACAGCCCTATTTTCAATCCGACGGATGATTTTGCGCTTTTTCAAGCCTACTCCTGTTTGCGCGCCAAAACTGCCGCTCTCCATTTTAAAATTCACCTGATCAAAAACCAACCGCTCATTTTCCGAATCGTATTCCGGCTGCCCTACTACAAAAAGCGTCCCTTCCAGCCTTTTTCCATTGGTTTGCTCCGCAAAGAAATCCATATTAATCGCCAGCAAATCTCCAAAAGCTTGGGTTCGGATATTAGAAGGAGTCATGCTTGTTTTCTTATCAATTCTAAAGGTTTTTCCTGCTACATTCTCTTGAAGAAACCCATCCAAAAACGCATAATCTAAGGAGAATGGAATCAGCATTTCAAATTCATTCTTCTCATTCTCATTCCCACTCAGATCAGGTAATGGAAATGCCCGGGATGGAGCTGCACCCGCGGGGTGACTGTTTATCTTCCCATTCATTCCCAGCCATAAATTGTAATTCTGCTCCTCGTCAAAAAACTCTTTTAACTTCACCGCCTGCGGCTGGATTGAAAATGCTCGCTCACCACCAACCCAATTCACAGAAAAAGGTCTCCCTACCTGAGCCCAAGCCAAATCAACCATGGTTTTTAAGCTGGCAATCTGTTTCCCTTCACCCAGGTATTCATTGCCCCACTTGCTGATCTCCTTCGCCAAAAGTCCACTCAGGTCAACCTGCATTCCCAGCACATCTACTCCTAGGCTTCCCCCCAGCTCCATCAACTCAAACTGCTCAGCACCAATACTCCAATCCGGATGAATCACAGGATCTACTATAAACACCGGAGCAAAATCCTCATCCAGCGGCAACTTGGACTGGAAGAGACTCCCCAGCCCTTTGGGTTTCAGCCCCACTCTACCTGATACATTAATGGGCACAGTCAGTTGGATTCTCTGACTATCCAAAGCCGTCCAAGTGATCTGTCCGTTTCTACTC
This genomic window from Algoriphagus sp. TR-M9 contains:
- a CDS encoding 3'-5' exonuclease, with the protein product MTWWPFSKPKPDPQDFVKKYLERNKAQIPGIRTLDQLSFIVLDTETTGLDTKKDSVLSFGAVKIAQKRILINSAVEWYPEMFQALNQSPLIHGMVERSNQISTSTFVKRLLEYFSGDILVGHHLGFDLAMLQKLSAPFGLDQFKNPTLDTMSLAVRLDHGPTVNLNHVQVKNYSLDALCERHQIPLDDRHTAAGDAHLTALLLLKLLKIAAAKGIVSYAQLLR
- a CDS encoding DUF4403 family protein; amino-acid sequence: MKIQFRWQFILCQLSIVLAIFILFSCKSLDPTANPGPGTPPPPSSSSVNVPLKLPKETLSKLLNGQIPTTLLQEQGMDLGGGVTGDLQLSRNGQITWTALDSQRIQLTVPINVSGRVGLKPKGLGSLFQSKLPLDEDFAPVFIVDPVIHPDWSIGAEQFELMELGGSLGVDVLGMQVDLSGLLAKEISKWGNEYLGEGKQIASLKTMVDLAWAQVGRPFSVNWVGGERAFSIQPQAVKLKEFFDEEQNYNLWLGMNGKINSHPAGAAPSRAFPLPDLSGNENEKNEFEMLIPFSLDYAFLDGFLQENVAGKTFRIDKKTSMTPSNIRTQAFGDLLAINMDFFAEQTNGKRLEGTLFVVGQPEYDSENERLVFDQVNFKMESGSFGAQTGVGLKKRKIIRRIENRAVFPIGSLLEESLSNISERLQLSTPITDLKIQELHVEPAGFYPMHKELVIQMKAEGRINVDWK
- a CDS encoding DUF294 nucleotidyltransferase-like domain-containing protein; translation: MPNVIVNRVAEFLKRYPPFSFLSNEELEKIASSVEINYLEKGETLFEQGDPPSPHFFILKEGEIHLSENQTTGEEIKEYLDEGDVFGVLALLGKRPYVLNAKISQNSLIYAIPVQVFEEILQSNTRVALYFAAGFASGQVVVRQDLSQGQKARGILKSKSRDNSLLIFSDQSEIRYSEKVLTCNESKTVQEAAQLMVDADVSSIIIVDQAYKPKGIITDKDLRTKVIACALPGNTPVAKVMTSPVITSKKDSGFSDLYLTMIKNRLHHLVLTEDGSDQSAICGIISDHDVLLSMGNSPAVLIHGLLNTLDVKEMRSIRDRAGQMLAYYLENEVSMDFVASVMTEINDLIIQQALKIAENTWAAHYPEVSSVRYCFLALGSEGREEQLLRTDQDNALVYEDVDESLKPVAAEYFLKLGTSVVETLLACGFESCPGEIMASNPKWVQPVSNWENYFSNWILTPTQNALLSASIFFDFRHIGGSSGLAEELSLFIYESVKKKPIFLNFLAQNTLATPPPLGFFKNFVVEKSGEHRDQFDIKARAIRPLVDLGRLLTLSHGVIGVNNTFKRFERLAELEPSYKELFGQAAKAFEILIRMRAIEGMKNGNDGRFIHPESLGKLQRQLLKNTFVPIAELQDIVKVRFQLDHFGK